GTAAGGGTGGGTAAGAAAGGCTCCTAGAATTTTAACATCACCAGGTAAGCTCTCAACGCCAGCTCGCATGGCCATATTGTGCACGATGTTGGCTCCTGCACTATCTCCACCAATGAAAAGTCGTTTAAAGTCAACGCGATTCAACCGTGGCTCTTTGTAATCGGCACCGCCAGTAGTCCTATTTATGGATCAGTTGGAAGCAGCAACCCATTGGAGGGCGGCCCAGCAATCTTCGTAAGCAATGGGGAGGAGGTGCTCAGGAGCAAGCCTATACTCAACCGAAACAGCCACAGCTTGTGCTTGAGCAACCAAACTATTTAGGTACCGAAGGTGGTCATGGGAGAAGGCAGACTCGAAGAAGAAGCCTCCGCCATGGAAGTAAACCAAGATGGGGAGCTTTTGGAGGTGGGTTTGGTCGAGTTTTGGGAGGTAGAGACGAGCAGAGATAGGAGGGTCCTGTGTAATGATGATGTCCTTTGAAGAGACGCCAGTTTCAAGATCTTGATCAAGGGGAGGAGGCACAATGGGAGAGTCCAAGAGTCGATCAATAGAGCCGTCCTTGTAGATGCGGATTAATGCATGGGAGAATCTCCATCTCAATCTCCTTGGTAATGGAAGCCATATTAGAGAGGGATCGATCTGAGTGGACTGTGATATCTTAGAGCTGGGGAAGAGAGAGTTAAGGGGAGGAAATGGAATAAAATGATCGCCCAAAGGATGGATGGATTGAGACACATTCACCATCTTCAACTTATATAGGGCAATATATAGCATATATGGGTGCAGTAGTGAAGCCCTACTGCCATCTATGAATTCTCAATTATCTAGAAGACTAGAACCCGACTGGCATAtttgaataattgaattattacCAAAGAACGAGGTAAAGGTATTGATTCTCGAGGGTTCTTGAATGCTTAGTTTGAATCGAGTATTAATTTCGTGttgctaaaaaaatataccaattcAAGTATGCAAAATCATCACGTATGTATAAACTTCAAAATgcaaatattgttaatttaaatGCAATTTATGGATCGGGTCTTACCATGTTACTAAATAGAAAGTAGAAAAGCGTTCAGTGCCCTAATATATTCTtacaaaaaggaaataaatctcATCTTTAAAACACAATTCCCGCTTTGCCAAATGAAGACAACGTACGTGAAATTATCAGAGACGCCAGGATTGATCATTTTTGTTTGGCGTCATGTCGCTCGAAAATTTCTATAaccagttttctttttttttttccaagaaacTTGCATTGAATTAAAAGACAGAATATAAGAGTAGAGGGCAGGAAACCTGACAAAAACCCCTTTACAAAAATTACAGTgcatacaataacaaaaaaaaaaggtaaaaaaaacaaaacaaaacaagaggCAATAGGGCCAATAGCTTGAACTCAAGCCCTTCTTCCTTGGTCAAACCAAAGAGTGGACAGCTGCAATAGCAGTTTTAAAATCCAACTGATGGATTTGTCAATGCGGTTGTGATCCACATCCGTGAAAGTAGCACTGCAACCATTTGTGCCAGAGTTATTGACGAAGATCTTCACATTCTTTTTCCCTAGATTCTCAGTTAGGGAAAGCTTTAACATAGCCAAATAGCTAAAATTTGACAGTTCGAGTCGTTGGTGGCCTTTCAGAGGAATGTGCGGCGGAGCCGACATCTATGCTACACATGCCAGCAAGGACGGAGCAAAGGAACTGAGATCCGAAGGTGGAGAGTCCAATTGTGCCGCATGTGTGGTGATAGGATGCCAAAAAACGCTTCATTGCGTCAAAAAGCTGCACAGCTTGGGGAGCGCTTGTAGATCGCGTGGTGGTCGTTCGGCGACTCCATCAGGATTTTAAAGATCGACTACTGGCAAGCACAGTGGTCAAGCACATTTGGTAGCCCAACGGCTGAAAAATGACAGATCGGACATTTCCGATCtagtggaaaaagaaaaagaaaaaacaacataaaaccAGCGACAAACAGGAGTAGCAAACCAGAAAGACTGCTATGTAGTGGctgagaaggagagggagaagtGAGCTCCTCCCTTCCCTCCACCGAAGATTTACAGTGGAGAGTCAagtattagagagagagagagagagagagagaattgatgGTATGCTATTCAAGCTGAGCCAGCTACATAAAGAAATAAGTGAAAATTGTTCGAGATGAAGATTTCCGAGAAATCATAGTGGACTTGAGACTACATATATTCCACGCAATGAATCAATGAATCAAGTAACTTCGACGGCCTGGCTTTAATAGATAATTTTCTCGAAACAATATTATGGATATTTACAGAAGAAATCAATGACGATACGATACAATATTATTGCAGAAGAGATACATCTTTAAAGGAATGCCAAATTCCAATCACCGTCACAGACTCGGTCGGTGcataaaaaaaggaacaatAATGTTCATGAAGGTAGCTGTCTCAGCAATATCTAAGCCTACGGCGTTACAGAAGAAACTTAGCGTGCTCACAAGCAACAGGATCTGGCCTCAGAAAGTTTACGAGCTACAATCAAACAATTAGGAACTTCTACTGGCTCAACAGCAACAACTACCATTTCTGTACATCGAATTTGGTTAGAGATCATCAAGAATAGAAGGGCAGCAATCTACAGCCGCAGGTTATGTGCATTAGACTTAGTAAGTGCTTTAGCAAAGTAATCACGAATCTCTGGTATAATACGCTGGATCAGATGAGAGTGCCTGCAAGTTCCAGCATACTGAGAATTTAAGCAGATGACAAACAAATTTGAGTCTAAAGCTTAAGATTAtgatgaatttgaattttgtatagagagaaaattagtttaaaaaaaacaactataTATGGCTTTTCAGTAGATCGAAAGTTGAAGATCCCAAGTTCTGTGATCTTGAAGGTGTTAGGGCTCATGGATCTCCAACAACATCCTGAGTTtatcactatttattttttgatacgTGCTGCAATGGGTTTATCGCTATTTATGACAATTTCTCTTGGTCTCATTTATACCAAATACGAAAACGAGCCCTCTTACCATCAAGGAAACAGTATTAgggttataagttataacattAGTTGTATCCACAATTTTTGCCACGGGTGTTCATCTCTTTCCTAACTCCAAAATttcctcctttctctctcttttactcCTAATTAATCCAATAAAAAACCTTCTCACATAGGATTTCCCTTTGCATTCCGCGTGCTTCACCAATTCCCTTGTCAGCTGTATTACAGCAAAGTTTCAACGAATATAACAAGCAATAATGGAGCCAGGACTATTTGCACATGCAAGTATGGACAAAGAAAAGTGgcattattcaactttttccctctttttttttttttttatgtcggggaacctctccaggCGGCCCTTCCAAGCCACCCCTGCAAAATAAACCCCAGTCTCGTGCACTGCActctcggaagtttccctacacggaactggttaaatcgctagcTTTTCACCAGGGAGTGtcgcccctagagattgtttgcacccaaggggatttgaaccttagacctgggggaagcatacccccaagcccaaggcctttaccacttgagccaataaaaacattataacttttcatttatttcaaaTTGCCAATGGAAGATTTAAGAAAGCAGGGAAAAGAAAGGTTGAAAGGAGCAGATACCCTGGCCTTGCACTCAGTTTATCAAATTGCTCCAAGATAAACAGGATGCATGTGTGCCTCAAGGACATCGCATGGAACGCTTCTGAGAGCTCATACATGCTTGACACATTATCCAATGATATATCCTGGGATATGTAATAAATGTGAATAAGACGGCCACTTCACAATTCAAAAAGGCATCATTGGAATGTGTGTGAACCAACATCCATTACTCACCTGTGCTATTGTATACTCACAAAGTCGCTTAAGGCCCTCCAAGAGATACTGATCAGCAGCTCTGAGGAGATCTTGTGCAATATCCAATGTAACTTCTACAGATCCAGTGTATATGAATCTGAAGAAAATGGACAACCAGTAAATTAAATAACTCCACCAAATACAGTTTTCTCAAAAAAGGAAACTACAGCATGCAAACCTCATCATCAACTGGAAAACTTCCCATCTAATATTTGGAATCTCTATGTCCCTTGCATCCTTTTCCTGTAATGTGCAAAAAGGaagatattaaaatatgtaCTAAGAACATACATCCACACAGGTTTGAAAACTGAATTCGCACTAACGAATAAAAGCTAAAAGAGCATGAAAACCTGAATCATCCCAGGCTTAAAATAAATAGCTTGTGAAACAAAAGGAGCTCAGCTTGTGCATAAGTCACCCACCCACAGAAACTCCCAGCAAGTAAAAGGGAGGGGGAGCATTTATTATCAACCACAGATACTCACCCGGTAACCACCATCAAACATTGCACGGAATGCATCTGAAGAAGCAAGTAGGCAGATTCTGTGAGCATAGAACCGTCTACCTGAGAGTAAAGACACGTATTCAGGTCATACATGCTAAAAGGAGCTTTATTCTTTTCATTACAATCACATTATTACATGTAGTGCAGCTTAAAGTAGGCAAACatgtatagaaaaataaacTCCCAAACCTTCAACTAGAAATGTAACATCAGACAATGTCGGATTGTCTACATACTGCTCCCCTAAATAGACCTGCAGGAAGGATTTATGTGTCATCATAGGCAGTTCAAACCAAATGCaaacttcaaagaaaaattacaagaagAACTACCAAAAGGCCCTCAGTAGGATGATTTCGCCGGTGGTTACAAATGGGTTTGTGACTGGTTTCTCGGTTGGTGACCCCAATCGGGGCATTATTTCTttgtctcatttactttttgaagATGATATGTTGTTATTCTATGAGGCAGATCAAAACCAGTTGAAGTCAATGAAGGCACTTTTACTATGCTTCGAAGCAGCGTCAGGCTTGAAAGTGAACTTCGATAAGTCAGAATTAGTGCCAATGGGGATCGTCAGCAATACTCggcagctagctagcatacTTGGATGTAAGGTAGCCTCTCTCCCCATGACTTATTTGGGATTACCTTTGGGAGCTGTTTCTCAGGCTTCATCCATTTGGGATACAGTCATCGAGAAGATAGGAAGGAAACTGGCAGGGTGGAAGAGATTGTACTTATCAAAGGGTGGTCGGTTAACTCTTATTAAGTGTACCCTTTCTAACTTACCTACATACTTCTTGTCTTTGTTCCCTATTCCAGCTAGTGTGGCGGCTCGGATTGAAAAACTATACCGTGACTTCTTATGGAATGGGTTGGGGGACGAATTCAAATACCACCTAGTCAGTTGGGATAAAGTGTGCAGGCCGATCTTGTCAAGTGGGTTGGGtataaaaaatttcagaacATTCAATCCGACCCTACTAGGTaagtggttatggaggtatAACATGGAACCAGAAGCCCTGTGGAAATTGGTGGTTGTTTGCAAATATGGAAACTTGTGGGGTGGTTGGTTGTGGGGTGGTTGGTGTACCGGAGAAGTAAGTGGGGCTGATGGAGTGGGGGTTTGGAAGCATATCAGGCATGGGTGGGGGGTGTTTAACCGCCATTCCAAATAAATATTGGGAGAGGGTTCCCGgataaaattttggagggacAAATGGTGCGGGGACGAGACCTTAAAGGACTCCTTTCTAGCTATATTCCGAGTGGCACGTGATCAAGAAGCCTCAGTAGCGGACCTCATGCTTCGATCAGGGGACTAAGTCCAGTGGAATGTCACATTTAGTAGAGCGGCGCAAGATTGAGAGGTGGAAAGCTTTGAGGCTTTCTTTAGCCTATTATATTCTGTGGTGCCAAATGGACAACATGTTGATAGGCTATGGTGGACATCGGCGAGTAAGGGTGCTTTCTCGGTTCGCTCTTTCTACAAAGCCCTTACTCTTTCACCAAACATCCAGTTTCCATGGAAGAGAAGTTGGAGGAATAAGGCGCCTCCTAAAGCGGCCCTCTTTACTTGGATAGCAGCCCTGGGGAAGATTTTGACTGagccggtttggattgagagatcatctcaactcatctcactattattcactacaattcacaaatttcaactcacaaatctcactactattcacaaaccatctcaactcatctcatctcatctctgaatccaaacggtgCTGACTACCGATAACCTAAGGAAGCACAAGGTCGTCATCCTAGActagtgttgtatgtgtaagcaATCAGGCGAGACAATAGAACATTTCTTGTTACATTGTGAGATAGTAGAGCCTTGTAGACTGAAGTGTTTAGTCGGGTGGAGTTTTCGTTTGCAATGCCTGCAACAATGGTGGagttactagctagctagactcTCCTGAGAGGTGCTCCACAAATTAAGGaggtgtggaaaatgatcccgACCTGCATCATGTGGAGCATTTGGCAAGAATGTAATGATCGGACTTTAGAAAACAAGGAGCAGTCACATGAGAAACTTCGAGAGTTATTTTTCCGTACTTTATTTCTATAGGCCatagctttagattttaatggcctgaattttcatgattttcttgtttcctctaCCTCGACttagataggtcttatctcttttatatcatcttgtgtacttgaaCTATGCCTATCCTTATTAATAatatcgtttacttataaaaaaaaaaactaccaaaaGTATGCCATGGCATACACAAAAGTTGTAGGTTTCATGCTCCGCATTCATGCAAGAGGCACCAATGCTCCAaggtagaagtattttttttatcgataaataagattttattgatagtaagaataggcaaaagcctcCTTAGAGGTCAACATGGATCCCCTAAAAAGCATTATATGCCTAAAAATCACTACATGTTCTTAGAGGTCAACATGGAATCCCCGCATAAATAACAGCAGTAGAAAACTAAATACCAAACTATCAACACCCTTCTGTAAATTTTCAGCCCACATATAAATGGTAGGCTGATAGGTCTGTAAAACCAGTTCCATGAGTGCTTTTCCATAGCAATTTGGAGGGGCTCCATTTGCTTGGATGGTGGAACTagggaaaatactttcttcttcttcttcctttttttttttttttttttggtaatatgcGACTCAATTTTATTAAGTGCGCAGAGGTACACAATCCAAGCACACAAGgtgtatacaagaaaaagcaCCCGATTAGAGGGGCAGTGTTTTTTAGCACCATGGATTTAGGCTCCTGATACATGTGCTATAAAGTTTCTAGCCTTAAGGAGAAAGCACCCGATTGAGGAAAATACTTAcacctgaaaatagaaaatgtaaTGAAGCAACAGATGATAGTGATAACTTGATGGTACATATGTAAGAGGAATGAGGAAACAATGGATCATTCATCACTACATTGTGAAGTAGCTTAGACTTCATGGAAAGTTGTTTTGTATTTGCTTCAGGTTGGATTGGGTCATGCCCCATTGGGCGGAGAATCATAGTAAAACTTTGTAAATTTGATCCCAATTTACttaatgtggtgcatttggaggggaGAGCAATGATCAAAGCTTCGAGGATCATAGGAGATCAGTGGAGTtaaaagaatttcttttttagaatGCTTTATCATTGGATGGCTGCAAATTAATGttcttttagttttagtttccatgattttcttaaaCTATTTACGTTTCCTCGATAGATGTATCTTTTTTATACTTAGTACTTGGGTAAATccttttttatcaataaaataattttactcacaaaaaatattataatgccAAAAGGGTGTCACAGTAATAATGTACCAAAAAGCATCATTAAGAGAGATGCACTGGTTTAGTTAGGAATCAGTGACTGAAACAATCGCAATGATTGCATTAACAATAGGTATAATAAGCAAACATCctacttataaaaattataagaaagcaTCCCAAGTTAAAGCTTAGTTGATTTGGGTCAAGATGATAAGCAAACATCCTCGTTGTCCTCCagttaaaacccctaaatttaAGGGGATACATCTATTTGCTCAAACAAGACACCAAACTCAAGCCATCTAAATTTATATTAACAAACTGTTCTCTTGAAATATTAGCCTCTTATTATGCCCATTAACGTGgacaagatttattttaagataaaaatgatgaaaaaataagattaagaaGGGAGACCTACCTGCGGTGTCGGAGATGGGGGAGCTGCATCCACAGGAGAAAGAGCCATCGCTTTGTTGGCCAACTTGAATAAAGCCACTGCACCATCAAGTTGCTGCTTAAGGCTAGAAGACCCAAGAAGCCCAAGAAGCAACTCCAACCCTGCAAGAAGCAAGAAAGTGAGCATAATCAGGAACTTTGAAACAGCACAAACATAATTACTAAAAGAAGTTTCCGTgcaaggaaaacaaaaagattgAAATAGACAAAGGAGATTACTGAGTATATGACATAccatttttatcaataaatatggTTCTCTGATCATCTAGGGAACAAAGATGAGCAAGAGCCAAAGAGACTCGTCTTTGGACAGCCTTCTCCGCTACACGCATTAGATATAAAAGGTGGCTCAAAACCTGCATGGAGAAAACTAAGGGCTTAAAACCTTAAACACaataatcataaatatttatgaatacTTAAGAACAAACAGCAATTATCATGCCGTTCTACACAATCTCctcccaaaatataaaaacaacatGCAAgtcaaaaaatacataaaatgaaatataagaaGACACAAACCCGTCCATGAATCTTCTCCTCTAATCTTTTCAATGTCTTGGCTACACAATCTTTTGTTGCCTGTAGGTACCAATTTCAACTTGTACAGTTAAGTTATGCcccacaagaaaagaaaagaaaaaagcaacaTCAACAATCCCGATTTGTAATGATCAACAAGCAAACGTGTTATGTTCTTGTATGCAATATGGCATCGGTAGCATAAGGCATTTAAGGAAACCTGATCAAGACAGCTAAGATTGTAAATTAATAGATACACAACATACTTGGACTATAAACTCTCCATCCTGCAGCTTCTGAACACCTCCCACCCTAATAAAATCTGATACATTATcctatagaaaaaaatgaataaacattttaaaatggtGTATAACAACATGTTCCAGGTTCTGCGCCATTAAAATTATAAGGATTCATAAATTCTACTCTACCTCATTATCTGCAAGGCCATAAAGAGCAAATGCAGCATTGTGCTGCAAAGACCCATTTTTGGAATCAAGAAGCTTCAGTAATGGCACCAAACCACCATTGTGAGCAATACCGGCTTGGTTGTGCATGTcctgaaagtaaatattattttcaagccAAAAAGCTGTCCGGCCATCAAGGCTTGCAAACAGGAAATTTTACATGGagtaattttcttaaaaaactcTCTTATGGTTATCATATACAAAGAATTGTTAAGCGTGCATAGCTAATTAAGTAACTAGgcattttaattatataaaaaattaactagGCATTTTGCCATTATAATACAACTAGTTAAGGTACTTTTGAACATATGAGTGAACAAAATTCGCATGTTTTTAATCAACAAGGGTTCTGATagtacccccccccccccccccccccccctccccccaggGGCCTCTTGATGCATATTCCCTATGAAATATTGCAGAAAATAAACATAtggcaccatttttttttttttttagtagggCTTTTACCCAATAGGCACCATAAACAGAACTGTATGGTTTCTTATTAGgctgatgtattttaaaaaccatagaaagaatttcaaaacacTACAGCCTGAGAActgaaatacttttttttagttggcaccgggtgtccgagaacagcgttccaactaatcccgggggtgcataggccctcggcaaggaatttctacaaatgaacctcgggtaattcaagggaaaagctccccagtccaatggcccctagagattgtttgcacccaagaggattcgaaccttagaccttggaAGGAGCATACCATccagaccaaggcctttaccacttgagtcaacccctaggggttagaAATGAAATACTTAAGCGTAGTTGCAACCATGATTCAAAAATTAACAGGTTAACAAACTTTTTCTAAATAGGTTTTTCTCTTGTCTACgtcgtgtacttgggctatgatTTGCAGTTTTTACTAAATTCTTTGGCTGGCTAACATGCAGAGGTTTTCAGTGCGACGAAAACACTAAAAGTAGAAAGCATTAGCAAGCGAATACGTAATTGTAGGAATAGAAAGCATAA
Above is a genomic segment from Juglans microcarpa x Juglans regia isolate MS1-56 chromosome 1D, Jm3101_v1.0, whole genome shotgun sequence containing:
- the LOC121265028 gene encoding ARM REPEAT PROTEIN INTERACTING WITH ABF2-like, whose product is MEHQRRQDQSLPERKGQKRKLEEQIEEEREISVPSGDARKALLSEVGAQVDILNSTFTWKESDRSAAKRATHILAELAKNEEVVNVIVEGGAVPALVEHLQAPPSSEGDRSPKPYEHEVEKGSAFALGLLAVKPEHQQLIVDSGALSHLVDLLRRHKGGSISRAVNSVIRRSADAITNLAHENSSIKTRVRREGGIPPLVELLEFTDTKVQRAAAGALRTLAFKNDENKNQIVECNALPTLILMLRSEDTAIHYEAVGVIGNLVHSSPNIKKEVLLAGALQPVIGLLSSCCSESQREAALLLGQFAATDSDCKVHIVQRGAVQPLIEMLQSPDVQLREMSAFALGRLAQDMHNQAGIAHNGGLVPLLKLLDSKNGSLQHNAAFALYGLADNEDNVSDFIRVGGVQKLQDGEFIVQATKDCVAKTLKRLEEKIHGRVLSHLLYLMRVAEKAVQRRVSLALAHLCSLDDQRTIFIDKNGLELLLGLLGSSSLKQQLDGAVALFKLANKAMALSPVDAAPPSPTPQVYLGEQYVDNPTLSDVTFLVEGRRFYAHRICLLASSDAFRAMFDGGYREKDARDIEIPNIRWEVFQLMMRFIYTGSVEVTLDIAQDLLRAADQYLLEGLKRLCEYTIAQDISLDNVSSMYELSEAFHAMSLRHTCILFILEQFDKLSARPGHSHLIQRIIPEIRDYFAKALTKSNAHNLRL